One window of the Pseudomonas lurida genome contains the following:
- a CDS encoding class I SAM-dependent methyltransferase, translating into MTSNAHTQVVQKQFGEQARAYLSSAVHAQGTEFALLQAELAGQGSARLLDLGCGAGHVSFHVAPLVNEVVAYDLSQQMLDVVAAAAVDRGLDNIRTVHGAAERLPFADGEFDFVFSRYSAHHWSDLGLALREVRRVLKPGGLAAFVDVLSPGSPLLDTYLQTVEVLRDTSHVRDYAAAEWMQQLSESGLHVRNSSRQRLRLEYTSWVERMRTPPALRTAILELQQAMGQEVRDYYEIQADGTFSTDVLVVFAER; encoded by the coding sequence ATGACCAGCAACGCCCACACCCAAGTCGTGCAAAAACAATTCGGCGAGCAAGCCCGCGCTTACCTGAGCAGTGCCGTGCACGCCCAAGGCACCGAATTCGCACTGCTGCAGGCCGAACTGGCCGGGCAGGGCAGTGCGCGCCTGCTGGACCTGGGGTGCGGTGCCGGTCATGTGAGTTTCCACGTGGCGCCGCTGGTTAATGAAGTCGTGGCCTACGACCTGTCCCAGCAAATGCTCGACGTGGTCGCTGCCGCAGCGGTCGATCGTGGCCTGGACAACATCCGTACCGTGCACGGCGCCGCTGAACGCCTGCCGTTCGCCGATGGCGAGTTCGACTTCGTATTCAGCCGTTATTCGGCCCACCACTGGAGCGACCTTGGCCTGGCCCTGCGTGAAGTGCGCCGCGTGCTCAAGCCGGGCGGCTTAGCGGCGTTTGTCGACGTCTTGTCACCGGGCAGCCCGCTGTTGGACACTTACCTGCAAACCGTCGAAGTACTGCGCGACACCAGCCATGTGCGCGACTATGCCGCCGCCGAATGGATGCAGCAGCTCAGCGAGTCTGGCTTGCATGTACGCAACAGCAGCCGCCAGCGTTTGCGCCTGGAGTACACCTCCTGGGTCGAGCGCATGCGCACGCCGCCAGCCCTGCGTACTGCGATCCTTGAGTTGCAGCAGGCGATGGGCCAGGAAGTGCGTGATTACTATGAAATCCAAGCCGACGGCACCTTCAGCACCGACGTGCTGGTGGTCTTCGCCGAACGCTGA